In Onthophagus taurus isolate NC chromosome 6, IU_Otau_3.0, whole genome shotgun sequence, a genomic segment contains:
- the LOC139430123 gene encoding uncharacterized protein, which yields MLTCDVCYKEFTRPDNLVRHQRTACIGKRRKVEEDQQGDVIVCEICDEHVTRQCYSSHLRSNKHKQKAFVIIDDGVEKIDSIFGDKICSFRVSDHERKYVDMKEFSNRIREKVISLIQSVRNVNGSLKVNTEIFGLYFINTKEEVEIKSFNTKNKIITVAVDLYQTYEDLMDEIMVKMSEFQERDSGWTLLEILYLEVNCNKFNPTRASSYIDLPTSIKGKRAVINVQNNDNKCFAWALISALYQPTGLPQRISSYPDYRETELKFDCVTFPVPIRDIPKFEEENNISINVYGINSWYNGEKMVDDIVTVCICKQKRERHVNLLVVSDNFGNNHYCWIKNLSRLINTQSSTHEHQRYICEGCLQYFSTEDKLVRHQMDDCKKVKATVPSEQIKVNKFGHLEKENVLQFEGFEKKMKVPFVVYADFEAILKPLTPEEGKVYDDNKPYTARCFEHEPYAFAYYIKCAYDDNLSKFRIYRGRNAALEFIIRLEKDVIEIYKQHLRQTKDMIPLSCLDQFVHELSSVCHICDKPINKEEKVCDHDHLTGLYRGPAHSVCNINYKLPMFIPVFFHNLSNYDAHMFVKSIALNKEEVEVIAQNKEKYISFSKKIVVGETTDNKGKKRKVFMKIRFVDSFRFMASSLEKLVSYLDDKDCVEVKKKFKDSEEFRLMRQKGVFPYSFVDSFEKLEYSKLPDHTQFYDILSSSNISKEQYSRAQTVWNKFKCTTLGEYSDLYLTSDVLMLTDVFENFRTISLENYNLDPCHYYTAPGFGWDALLKMTGVKLELLSDIDMLHFFKKGIRGGLCMCVKRSAIANNKFLDDFNPEKPSSYILYLDATNLYGYAMSCKLPTGGFRWLSNQEIADIDVECLDDEHLGYVFEVDLEYPERLHNQHDDLPFCPENIIAPGSKHPKLIANLQNKSKYIIHYVNLRECVKKGLKLTKIHRALQFQQSPWMKPYIDFNSEKRMNATNEFGKNHYKQMNNIVYGKTMENVENRVDIRLVSHWENRYRRPGAEALIAKPTFKSSKIFCHNLAAIEMQKVEVKYNKPLYVGFSVLELSKAVIYNFFYNFLKEKYGENVLLLYTDTDSLILEIFTENVYQDIKENIEMFDTSNYKLNNRHNIPPGPPIVGKMKDEYPNTILTSFYGTGAKAYCINTLEGVVKRAKGVKKYVIDKNLSVSEYKRIIEDGGSVRKKMYVFRSSYHTMYTELKNKVALSAHDDKRYVMEDGCHTLAWGNYLIEDLRREDLLDNLLELLNVNMYG from the exons ATGTTGACCTGCGACGTGTGTTACAAAGAGTTTACTAGACCAGATAATCTTGTGAGACATCAACGCACAGCATGTATTGGGAAACGTCGAAAGGTGGAAGAGGATCAACAAGGAGATGTTATAGTGTGTGAAATATGTGATGAACACGTAACCAGACAATGTTATTCCTCACATCTGCGCAGCAACAAACATAAACAGAAAGCCTTCGTAATAATAGATGATGgtgtagaaaaaatagattcgatatttggagataaaatatgtAGTTTTAGAGTGAGCGATCATGAACGGAAGTACGTAGACATGAAGGAATTCAGTAACCGAATTAGAGAAAAAGTTATCAGTTTGATACAGTCCGTGAGGAATGTAAATGGTAGTTTAAAAGTGAATACGGAAATTTTTGGattgtatttcataaatacgaaggaagaagtggaaatcaaatcattcaacacaaaaaataaaattataacagtaGCCGTAGACTTGTACCAAACATACGAGGACCTTATGGACGAGATTATGGTGAAAATGTCGGAATTCCAAGAACGGGACTCAG GTTGGACCTTGTTGGAAATATTATATCTTGAGGTGAACTGTAACAAGTTTAATCCTACAAGAGCATCGAGCTACATCGACTTACCGACATCCATAAAAGGGAAGAGAGCGGTAATAAACGTGcaaaataacgataataagTGCTTTGCTTGGGCACTGATATCCGCGCTGTACCAACCCACAGGTTTACCGCAAAGAATATCATCATACCCAGATTATAGGgaaacagaattaaagtttGACTGCGTAACATTCCCAGTACCCATCAGAGACATACCAAAATTtgaggaagaaaataacatttcaattAACGTCTATGGTATAAATTCTTGGTATAATGGAGAGAAAATGGTAGATGATATTGTaactgtatgtatatgtaaacaGAAACGGGAGCGTCATGTAAACTTATTAGTAGTCAGCGACAATTTCGGGAATAACCactattgttggataaaaaacttatctcgACTGATAAATACACAATCATCGACTCATGAACATCAAAGATATATTTGTGAGGGTTGTTTGCAATACTTTTCAACTGAAGACAAGTTGGTACGACATCAGATGGATGActgtaaaaaagtgaaagCAACAGTACCAAGCgaacaaataaaagtgaatAAGTTCGGACATctagaaaaggaaaatgttttacaatttgaaggatttgaaaaaaaaatgaaagttccGTTTGTGGTGTACGCCGATTTCGAGGCGATTCTGAAACCCTTAACGCCCGAAGAAGGAAAAGTTTACGATGATAATAAACCATATACGGCCCGATGTTTTGAACACGAACCATACGCGTTTGCGTACTACATTAAGTGTGCTTACGATGATAACTTATCGAAATTCCGAATATACCGAGGGCGAAACGCTGCTCtggaatttattataagattggagaaggatgtaatagagatctataaacaacatttgaggCAAACAAAGGATATGATACCGCTAAGCTGTCTGGACCAATTTGTACATGAACTGAGTTCCGTATGTCACATTTGTGATAAACcaataaacaaagaagagaAAGTGTGTGATCACGATCACTTGACAGGATTGTATAGGGGTCCTGCGCATTCCGTctgcaatataaattataaattaccgaTGTTTATCCCTGTGTTTTTCCACAACCTGTCGAATTACGATGCCCACATGTTTGTGAAAAGTATTGCCCTAAACAAGGAGGAagtagaggtgatagcacaaaacaaagaaaaatatatttctttttccaaaaaaatagttgtCGGAGAAACAACCGATAACAAGGGAAAGAAACGCAaagtgtttatgaaaataagattCGTCGACTCGTTTAGATTTATGGCGAGTTCTTTGGAAAAGTTGGTTTCATATTTGGATGATAAGGATTGTGtggaagtgaaaaaaaaattcaaagactCTGAAGAATTTAGATTGATGCGCCAGAAAGGTGTATTTCCATATTCGTTCGTAGATTCGTTTGAAAAGTTGGAGTATAGTAAATTGCCTGATCATACACAGTTTTACGACATATTGAGTTCAAGTAATATTTCAAAGGAACAATACTCTAGAGCACAGACTgtatggaataaatttaagtgtACAACGTTGGGAGAATACAGTGACCTGTATTTGACGTCAGATGTGTTAATGTTGACTGAcgtctttgaaaatttcaggaCAATATCTTTGGAGAATTACAATCTGGATCCTTGCCATTATTATACTGCGCCCGGGTTTGGGTGGGATGCTCTGTTAAAAATGAcaggtgtaaaattagaattgttaTCAGACATTGACAtgttacacttttttaagaaagGAATTAGAGGCGGTCTCTGTATGTGTGTAAAACGATCTGCAATAGCAAACAACAAGTTCCTTGACGATTTTAACCCGGAAAAACCATCATCATATATTCTATACTTGGACGCTACCAATTTGTATGGGTATGCAATGAGTTGTAAATTACCAACAGGCGGTTTTCGATGGTTGTCGAACCAAGAAATAGCAGATATAGATGTGGAGTGTTTAGATGATGAACACCTTGGTTATGTCTTTGAAGTGGATTTGGAGTATCCCGAAAGGTTACACAACCAGCATGATGATCTACCGTTTTGTCCCGAAAACATAATCGCTCCCGGATCGAAGCATCCTAAGTTGATTGCgaacttacaaaataaatcgaaatacatAATTCACTATGTAAACCTACGTGAATGTGTGAAAAAAGGTCTTAAGCTAACCAAAATACACCGTGCATTGCAATTTCAACAATCGCCGTGGATGAAACcatatatcgattttaactctgaGAAACGAATGAATGCTACGAATGAATTTgggaaaaatcattataaacaaatgaataatatcgTGTATGGGAAAACgatggaaaatgttgaaaatagagtCGATATACGATTAGTGTCACATTGGGAGAATCGTTACAGGAGACCCGGTGCAGAAGCTCTTATCGCAAAGCCGACTTTCAagtcatcgaaaattttctgccatAATTTGGCAGCCATTGAAATGCAGAAGGTGGAGGTCAAATATAACAAACCTCTGTATGTAGGGTTTAGCGTACTGGAATTGTCGAAAGCGgtcatttataactttttttataattttttaaaagagaaatatggtgaaaacgtattattgttatatacaGATACGGATTCGTTAATTCTCGAAATATTTACTGAGAATGTATACCaggatatcaaagaaaatatagagaTGTTCGATACCTCTAATTACAAGTTAAACAACAGACATAATATTCCTCCAGGGCCGCCGATAGTtggaaaaatgaaagatgagTACCCAAATACGATATTAACATCGTTTTATGGTACAGGAGCTAAAGCTTAttgtattaacactttggaaggAGTTGTCAAGCGTGCCAAGGGTGTGAAAAAGtatgttatcgataaaaacttAAGTGTTTCAGAATATAAACGGATTATCGAAGATGGAGGTTCTGTGCGAAAAAAGATGTATGTCTTTCGCTCCTCCTATCACACGATGTATACAGAACTAAAGAATAAAGTGGCGCTCTCTGCACATGACGATAAACGTTACGTGATGGAGGATGGATGTCATACGTTAGCTTGGGGAAACTATCTTATTGAAGATCTACGCAGGGAAGATCTTTTGGACAACTTATTGGAGTTGTTAAACGTAAACATGTATGGCTAG